From Falco cherrug isolate bFalChe1 chromosome 4, bFalChe1.pri, whole genome shotgun sequence, one genomic window encodes:
- the HAGHL gene encoding hydroxyacylglutathione hydrolase-like protein isoform X1, with the protein MKVKVISVLEDNYMYLVIEERTRDAVAVDAAVPRRLLEIIRKEDVVLRAILTTHHHWDHARGNEELARLCPGLRVYGADERIGALTHKVTHNQELTFGAIRVRCLFTPCHTSGHMCYFMWEDGSPDAPALFSGDTLFVGGCGQFFEGTAEQMYTNLTQILGALPKETKVFCGHECTVRNLKFALKVEPENEIVKKKLAWAKQRDDEDLPTVPSTLQEEFLYNPFLRVTEEPLQKFTGKTDPVEVLRTLRTEKDNFKKPKERPHPQAMLAFDWGLFSPFLEKK; encoded by the exons ATGAAGGTGAAGGTGATCTCGGTGCTGGAGGACAACTACATGTACCTGGTGATCGAGGAGCGCACGCGGGACGCCGTGGCCGTGGACGCCGCGGTCCCCCGGAGG ctgctggaaatcaTCAGGAAAGAGGACGTGGTGCTCAGGGCGATCCTCACTACCCACCACCACTG GGACCATGCAAGGGGCAATGAGGAGCTGGCGAGGCTCTGCCCCGGCCTGCGCGTGTACGGGGCTGACGAGCGGATCGGGGCCCTGACGCACAAGGTGACCCACAACCAGGAGCTGACG TTCGGGGCCATCCGGGTGAGGTGCCTCTTCACCCCCTGCCACACCTCGGGCCACATGTGCTACTTCATGTGGGAGGACGGCTCCCCGGACGCGCCGGCTCTCTTCTCAG GTGACACACTGTTTGTGGGAGGCTGCGGGCAGTTCTTCGAGGGGACAGCGGAGCAGATGTACACCAACCTCACCCAGATCCTGGGGGCTTTGCCGAAGGAGACG AAGGTGTTCTGCGGCCACGAATGCACCGTCCGAAACCTCAAGTTTGCCTTGAAGGTGGAACCGGAGAATGAAATAGTGAAGAAGAAACTTGCGTGGGCCAAA CAGCGGGATGATGAGGATTTGCCCACGGTGCCCTCGACGCTGCAAGAGGAGTTCCTCTACAACCCCTTCCTGCGGGTCAC GGAGGAGCCCTTGCAGAAGTTCACAGGCAAGACGGACCCGGTGGAGGTGCTGAGGACCCTCCGCACCGAGAAGGATAACTTCAAGAAGCCCAAGGAGCGGCCCCATCCCCAGGCCATGCTCGCGTTCGACTGGGGACTTTTCAGCCCCTTCCTGGAGAAGAAGTGA
- the HAGHL gene encoding hydroxyacylglutathione hydrolase-like protein isoform X3, protein MSPPLSRSLHSALGLLQLLEIIRKEDVVLRAILTTHHHWDHARGNEELARLCPGLRVYGADERIGALTHKVTHNQELTFGAIRVRCLFTPCHTSGHMCYFMWEDGSPDAPALFSGDTLFVGGCGQFFEGTAEQMYTNLTQILGALPKETKVFCGHECTVRNLKFALKVEPENEIVKKKLAWAKQRDDEDLPTVPSTLQEEFLYNPFLRVTEEPLQKFTGKTDPVEVLRTLRTEKDNFKKPKERPHPQAMLAFDWGLFSPFLEKK, encoded by the exons ATGTCACCTCCTCTCTCGCGCTCACTTCATTCTGCTCTGGgtctccttcagctgctggaaatcaTCAGGAAAGAGGACGTGGTGCTCAGGGCGATCCTCACTACCCACCACCACTG GGACCATGCAAGGGGCAATGAGGAGCTGGCGAGGCTCTGCCCCGGCCTGCGCGTGTACGGGGCTGACGAGCGGATCGGGGCCCTGACGCACAAGGTGACCCACAACCAGGAGCTGACG TTCGGGGCCATCCGGGTGAGGTGCCTCTTCACCCCCTGCCACACCTCGGGCCACATGTGCTACTTCATGTGGGAGGACGGCTCCCCGGACGCGCCGGCTCTCTTCTCAG GTGACACACTGTTTGTGGGAGGCTGCGGGCAGTTCTTCGAGGGGACAGCGGAGCAGATGTACACCAACCTCACCCAGATCCTGGGGGCTTTGCCGAAGGAGACG AAGGTGTTCTGCGGCCACGAATGCACCGTCCGAAACCTCAAGTTTGCCTTGAAGGTGGAACCGGAGAATGAAATAGTGAAGAAGAAACTTGCGTGGGCCAAA CAGCGGGATGATGAGGATTTGCCCACGGTGCCCTCGACGCTGCAAGAGGAGTTCCTCTACAACCCCTTCCTGCGGGTCAC GGAGGAGCCCTTGCAGAAGTTCACAGGCAAGACGGACCCGGTGGAGGTGCTGAGGACCCTCCGCACCGAGAAGGATAACTTCAAGAAGCCCAAGGAGCGGCCCCATCCCCAGGCCATGCTCGCGTTCGACTGGGGACTTTTCAGCCCCTTCCTGGAGAAGAAGTGA
- the HAGHL gene encoding hydroxyacylglutathione hydrolase-like protein isoform X2 → MKVKVISVLEDNYMYLVIEERTRDAVAVDAAVPRRLLEIIRKEDVVLRAILTTHHHWDHARGNEELARLCPGLRVYGADERIGALTHKVTHNQELTFGAIRVRCLFTPCHTSGHMCYFMWEDGSPDAPALFSGDTLFVGGCGQFFEGTAEQMYTNLTQILGALPKETKVFCGHECTVRNLKFALKVEPENEIVKKKLAWAKRDDEDLPTVPSTLQEEFLYNPFLRVTEEPLQKFTGKTDPVEVLRTLRTEKDNFKKPKERPHPQAMLAFDWGLFSPFLEKK, encoded by the exons ATGAAGGTGAAGGTGATCTCGGTGCTGGAGGACAACTACATGTACCTGGTGATCGAGGAGCGCACGCGGGACGCCGTGGCCGTGGACGCCGCGGTCCCCCGGAGG ctgctggaaatcaTCAGGAAAGAGGACGTGGTGCTCAGGGCGATCCTCACTACCCACCACCACTG GGACCATGCAAGGGGCAATGAGGAGCTGGCGAGGCTCTGCCCCGGCCTGCGCGTGTACGGGGCTGACGAGCGGATCGGGGCCCTGACGCACAAGGTGACCCACAACCAGGAGCTGACG TTCGGGGCCATCCGGGTGAGGTGCCTCTTCACCCCCTGCCACACCTCGGGCCACATGTGCTACTTCATGTGGGAGGACGGCTCCCCGGACGCGCCGGCTCTCTTCTCAG GTGACACACTGTTTGTGGGAGGCTGCGGGCAGTTCTTCGAGGGGACAGCGGAGCAGATGTACACCAACCTCACCCAGATCCTGGGGGCTTTGCCGAAGGAGACG AAGGTGTTCTGCGGCCACGAATGCACCGTCCGAAACCTCAAGTTTGCCTTGAAGGTGGAACCGGAGAATGAAATAGTGAAGAAGAAACTTGCGTGGGCCAAA CGGGATGATGAGGATTTGCCCACGGTGCCCTCGACGCTGCAAGAGGAGTTCCTCTACAACCCCTTCCTGCGGGTCAC GGAGGAGCCCTTGCAGAAGTTCACAGGCAAGACGGACCCGGTGGAGGTGCTGAGGACCCTCCGCACCGAGAAGGATAACTTCAAGAAGCCCAAGGAGCGGCCCCATCCCCAGGCCATGCTCGCGTTCGACTGGGGACTTTTCAGCCCCTTCCTGGAGAAGAAGTGA